A genomic segment from Luteolibacter ambystomatis encodes:
- a CDS encoding cadherin domain-containing protein — protein MKNPYRTLAFAGACVGGAAVVALWPQAVRLWHSEPAVPLADAGSIHPAASTKAMAPTSQAAKPVATEPVKLTDVEGRDLFARLGELEKGGHLSLPLPGGATLGGRIGHVLHHPNGAVTVGGALDDGSGNFELAREFSGPRGFILQRGRRTSYEYANDPSGNLTVTQGSSERILCDTMPKPVDQPPADPKESAEGEAIAIYNGGETVGMIGDPVPILHSRPQAAATIYLDLDGQVVENSGWSSGRIVAKAHNMTTATMTDMWQRVAEDYAPFDVNVTTDLQAYLKAPQGKRVRCVVAQNGPASDSAGGVAFVGSFTSSGDVVCWGYYTGKAGAEVCSHEVGHTLGLGHDGTSTEGYYGGYGSGETGWAPIMGVGYYKELTQWSKGDYPDANNTQDDLAIIAGKAPIRADDHLPLANAQDASPLTLDSSGNVSASGVIQSRDDVDAFVFTTGGGAVTLNFNRFPTSPNLDISAKLYDSSGTLAASSNPYGDLDASISATLAAGTYTVTVDGVGQDTWTTSGYDDYDSLGQYTITGTVAAPGWRFRIPVSALAGASVGTVAPGTGSAYSITGGNTGSAFAINSATGKLTVATASALASQKVFTLSVACTIGGSATTLTVPVSVAQDRGLKRELYTGITGTNVTDLTSNAAYPNSPSSTSVVEIFEAPTNAADNFGERVSGYLVAPGTGSYQFWIASDDSSELWLSTDANPANKVKIAYVNGYTPARTWTTYASQASASISLTAGQRYYIEALHKEGGGGDNLAVAWQGPGISQSVIGSEALEYPGARPNRAPVLTNSTFRISEGATTGTTIGTLLASDPEAGSVLSYTITAGNTGSAFALNSSTGVLTVNGTLGFASLPTYALTVQATDAGGLTSTAEIIIEVRPLGIKRQVWTGVAGSTVADLTALGTYPNSPNSTSYIDIFETPVNSADSYGQRLSGYLRAPDSGSYTFWIAADDASELWLSTDINPANKVKIAFTTAWTNSREWSKYASQKSASVTLEGGKFYYIEALHKEGAGGDNLAVSWSGPDFGQVMLGVPHVTQQTYNHGAPVLNDLTVNTSDLNTTVATLEAKDWSDPGTSLAYTITSGNSAGYFAIDSSGALTTTVRPVPAGTYVLTVNVADNGPTSLSDTANVTVNVYRSTLKRELWAGLSGGNITDLTGAAAYAGSPNAIDYLGAAEYSNIGDNYGARTSGWFTAPSTGSYYFYVASDDASELWLSTNGDPANKVKIASVSGYTGVKQWTAQASQKSASIALTSGTSYYLEVLHKEGGGGDHVAIGWQPTSGGSITDLPAANLGVYPPAGTAANDLTGADIGSVGAAGSSSYNNGVYAVSGSGADVWGTADAFRFTRKAITGDCDIRARVTSQTNTDPWAKAGVMIRETLAADSKHADVVATPGNGFAFQYRTTAGGTSTHVAGPALNANLNNWVRLVRAGNLFTAYSSADGASWTTIGSTTITMGSPVYVGLMACSHVSATLSAATFDKVSVVAVPSPWLSSDIGSVAIAGGAVHGSGVFTLNASGADIWSANDAFRYTYQSGTGDCEVTARVTGVANSDGWAKAGVMIRETLAANSANATMLVTPSNGALFQYRSATSAWSSSVQNTGVAAPLWVRVNRTGNTFTAYRSSDGTTWTTVGSTTITMGTNVYIGLAETSHNYGVLGQAQVDNVTVTP, from the coding sequence ATGAAAAACCCGTACCGGACGCTCGCATTTGCGGGCGCATGTGTCGGCGGCGCTGCCGTCGTCGCACTCTGGCCGCAGGCTGTCCGCCTGTGGCATTCGGAACCGGCCGTCCCCCTTGCGGACGCTGGTTCGATCCATCCCGCCGCTTCCACCAAAGCGATGGCTCCAACCTCCCAAGCGGCCAAACCGGTTGCGACGGAGCCGGTGAAACTCACCGATGTGGAGGGGCGGGATCTTTTCGCACGCCTGGGCGAACTGGAAAAGGGCGGCCACCTGTCGCTGCCGTTGCCGGGTGGTGCGACTCTCGGCGGTCGCATCGGCCATGTGCTGCATCACCCCAACGGCGCCGTCACCGTGGGTGGCGCACTCGATGATGGCAGCGGAAACTTCGAACTCGCCCGCGAGTTCTCGGGGCCGCGCGGTTTCATCCTCCAGCGGGGCCGGCGCACTTCGTACGAGTATGCGAATGATCCCTCGGGCAACCTCACCGTTACCCAGGGATCGAGCGAGCGCATCCTTTGCGACACCATGCCGAAGCCCGTTGACCAACCGCCCGCCGATCCGAAGGAGAGCGCGGAGGGAGAGGCGATCGCGATCTACAATGGCGGTGAGACCGTCGGCATGATCGGTGATCCGGTGCCGATTCTCCACAGCCGTCCGCAGGCAGCGGCGACCATCTATCTGGACCTCGATGGCCAGGTGGTGGAGAACAGCGGGTGGAGCTCCGGACGGATCGTGGCGAAGGCCCACAACATGACCACGGCCACGATGACGGACATGTGGCAGCGGGTTGCCGAAGACTACGCGCCCTTTGATGTGAACGTGACCACCGACCTGCAGGCCTATCTGAAGGCTCCGCAGGGCAAGCGCGTCCGCTGCGTGGTCGCCCAGAACGGGCCCGCCAGCGACAGCGCCGGCGGTGTCGCCTTTGTCGGCTCGTTCACCTCCTCCGGTGACGTCGTGTGCTGGGGCTACTACACGGGCAAGGCAGGGGCGGAAGTCTGCTCCCATGAAGTCGGACACACGCTCGGCCTGGGTCACGATGGAACCTCCACGGAGGGTTACTACGGTGGTTATGGTAGTGGCGAAACCGGCTGGGCTCCGATCATGGGTGTCGGCTACTACAAGGAACTCACGCAGTGGAGCAAGGGCGACTATCCCGATGCGAACAACACCCAGGACGACCTCGCGATCATCGCGGGCAAGGCTCCGATACGTGCGGACGACCATCTGCCGCTCGCCAATGCCCAGGATGCCAGTCCATTGACGCTCGATTCATCCGGCAATGTTTCCGCCTCCGGCGTGATCCAAAGCCGCGATGACGTGGATGCCTTCGTCTTCACGACAGGCGGTGGCGCGGTGACGCTGAACTTCAACCGCTTTCCGACGAGTCCGAATCTCGACATCAGCGCCAAGCTCTACGACTCCTCCGGCACGCTGGCGGCGTCCTCGAATCCCTATGGCGATCTCGATGCATCGATCAGTGCCACGCTGGCGGCGGGCACCTATACCGTGACGGTGGATGGTGTCGGCCAGGATACCTGGACCACCAGCGGGTACGATGACTACGATTCGCTTGGCCAATACACGATCACCGGCACGGTGGCCGCGCCCGGGTGGCGCTTCCGCATTCCGGTGAGCGCGCTGGCGGGTGCATCCGTCGGCACCGTGGCTCCCGGTACTGGATCGGCGTATTCGATCACCGGAGGAAACACCGGCAGCGCCTTTGCGATCAATTCGGCCACCGGCAAGCTGACCGTCGCCACCGCGAGCGCGCTGGCTTCGCAAAAGGTCTTCACGCTCTCGGTGGCCTGCACCATCGGTGGCAGCGCCACCACGCTGACCGTTCCGGTGAGTGTGGCCCAGGATCGCGGCCTGAAGCGCGAGCTCTATACCGGCATCACCGGAACGAACGTGACCGATCTGACTTCGAATGCGGCTTACCCGAATTCTCCTTCGTCCACTTCGGTGGTGGAGATCTTCGAAGCTCCCACCAATGCGGCGGACAACTTCGGCGAGCGTGTTTCCGGCTATCTCGTCGCACCGGGTACCGGCAGCTACCAGTTCTGGATCGCCTCGGATGATTCCAGCGAGCTGTGGCTGTCCACCGATGCCAATCCGGCGAACAAGGTGAAGATCGCCTATGTGAACGGCTACACGCCCGCGAGAACATGGACCACCTATGCCTCGCAGGCTTCGGCCTCCATTTCGCTCACCGCCGGACAGCGCTACTACATCGAGGCGCTCCACAAGGAAGGCGGCGGCGGTGACAATCTCGCCGTGGCCTGGCAAGGCCCGGGTATCAGCCAATCGGTGATCGGCTCGGAGGCTCTGGAGTATCCCGGCGCCCGTCCGAACCGCGCGCCGGTGCTCACCAACTCGACCTTCCGGATTTCCGAAGGCGCGACCACTGGCACGACCATCGGCACGTTGCTGGCTTCGGACCCGGAAGCGGGTTCCGTGCTGAGCTACACCATCACCGCGGGCAATACCGGCAGCGCCTTCGCGCTGAATTCGTCCACCGGGGTGCTCACCGTGAATGGAACGCTGGGCTTCGCCTCGCTGCCCACCTACGCGCTGACCGTGCAGGCGACAGACGCGGGCGGACTCACCTCCACCGCCGAGATCATCATCGAGGTCAGGCCGCTGGGCATCAAGCGCCAGGTCTGGACCGGCGTGGCCGGTTCCACCGTCGCCGATCTGACGGCGCTGGGGACGTATCCCAACAGCCCGAACAGCACGTCCTACATCGACATCTTCGAGACGCCGGTGAATTCCGCGGACAGCTACGGCCAGCGCCTCAGCGGCTATCTCCGGGCTCCGGATTCCGGAAGCTACACGTTCTGGATCGCTGCGGATGACGCCAGCGAATTGTGGCTTTCCACCGACATCAATCCCGCGAACAAGGTGAAGATCGCCTTCACGACCGCCTGGACCAATTCGCGCGAGTGGTCGAAGTATGCCTCGCAGAAATCCGCGTCCGTCACGTTGGAGGGCGGGAAGTTCTACTACATCGAGGCGCTGCACAAGGAAGGCGCGGGCGGCGACAACCTCGCGGTCTCCTGGTCGGGTCCGGACTTCGGCCAGGTGATGCTCGGAGTTCCTCATGTCACCCAGCAGACCTACAACCACGGCGCTCCGGTGTTGAATGACCTGACGGTGAACACGTCCGATCTCAATACCACGGTGGCGACGCTGGAAGCGAAGGATTGGTCGGATCCCGGGACATCACTGGCCTACACGATCACCTCCGGAAACAGCGCGGGCTATTTCGCGATCGACTCGTCCGGTGCTCTGACGACGACCGTGCGCCCGGTGCCGGCGGGCACCTATGTGCTGACGGTGAACGTGGCGGACAACGGGCCGACATCGCTCTCCGATACGGCGAATGTGACCGTGAACGTCTATCGCTCCACGCTGAAGCGCGAGCTGTGGGCCGGCCTGAGCGGCGGCAATATCACCGACCTCACCGGTGCGGCGGCGTATGCGGGCTCTCCGAACGCCATCGACTACCTCGGCGCGGCGGAATACAGCAACATCGGCGACAACTATGGAGCTCGTACCAGCGGTTGGTTCACCGCGCCGTCCACCGGCAGCTACTACTTCTACGTGGCTTCGGACGATGCCAGCGAGTTGTGGCTTTCCACCAATGGCGACCCGGCGAACAAGGTGAAGATCGCTTCCGTGAGCGGTTACACCGGCGTCAAACAGTGGACGGCGCAGGCTTCCCAGAAGTCGGCTTCCATCGCCCTGACCTCCGGCACCAGCTACTATCTGGAGGTGCTGCACAAGGAAGGTGGAGGCGGTGACCATGTGGCCATCGGTTGGCAGCCCACATCCGGCGGTTCCATCACGGATCTGCCGGCCGCGAATCTGGGCGTCTATCCGCCTGCGGGAACGGCGGCCAACGACCTCACCGGTGCGGACATCGGCAGCGTCGGAGCCGCCGGCAGCAGCAGTTACAACAACGGCGTCTATGCCGTTTCCGGCAGCGGTGCGGATGTGTGGGGAACGGCGGATGCATTCCGCTTCACCCGCAAGGCGATCACCGGTGACTGTGACATCCGCGCCCGCGTGACCTCGCAGACCAACACCGATCCGTGGGCGAAGGCGGGAGTGATGATCCGCGAGACGCTCGCGGCGGATTCGAAGCACGCCGATGTCGTGGCCACTCCCGGCAATGGGTTTGCATTCCAGTACCGGACCACTGCGGGCGGAACCAGCACCCATGTCGCCGGACCGGCGCTCAATGCCAACCTGAACAACTGGGTCCGCCTGGTAAGGGCTGGCAATCTGTTCACCGCCTACTCTTCGGCGGATGGAGCAAGCTGGACGACCATCGGCTCAACCACGATCACGATGGGTTCGCCGGTTTACGTCGGCCTCATGGCATGCAGCCATGTCAGCGCCACGCTGAGCGCCGCGACCTTTGACAAGGTTTCGGTGGTGGCCGTGCCAAGTCCCTGGCTGTCCTCGGACATTGGTTCCGTGGCCATCGCAGGCGGGGCGGTTCATGGCAGCGGCGTCTTCACGCTCAATGCATCCGGAGCGGATATCTGGAGTGCGAACGATGCCTTCCGCTACACCTACCAGTCCGGCACCGGAGATTGCGAAGTCACGGCCCGCGTCACCGGTGTGGCGAACAGTGATGGATGGGCGAAGGCGGGTGTGATGATCCGGGAAACGCTGGCCGCCAATTCGGCGAACGCCACCATGCTCGTCACTCCGTCCAATGGAGCCTTGTTCCAATACCGGTCCGCCACCAGCGCGTGGTCGAGCAGCGTGCAGAACACCGGCGTCGCCGCGCCGCTGTGGGTGCGGGTGAACCGCACGGGCAACACATTCACCGCCTATCGTTCCAGCGACGGAACGACGTGGACGACGGTCGGCTCCACGACCATCACCATGGGTACGAATGTTTACATCGGCCTCGCCGAAACGAGCCACAACTACGGTGTGCTCGGTCAGGCGCAGGTGGACAACGTCACGGTGACTCCGTAA
- the moeB gene encoding molybdopterin-synthase adenylyltransferase MoeB: MLPPLTADDRERYSRHLLIPGVGEEGQRKLKASSVLLIGTGGLGCPAALYLAAAGVGRIGLVDPDTVDRSNLQRQILHGESWVGKPKLESAAARLRELSPHVHLDLYPEMFTPDNAEAIARPYDVIVDGTDNFPTRFLSNDVSFFLKKPNVYGSIFRFDGQMTVFAPHLGGPCYRCMLPELPADGAVPSCNEAGVLGVLPGIIGSLQAMEAIKLLLGIGEVPLGKLTCYDALCSSFRTLTLRCDPACKLCGDHPSIDSIRNPETLASTSCSMNPELPAISAEELKRRLDSGFEGILVDVREPDEYAAASIPGSCLIPLGSFDDSINELPRDREILIHCKSGRRSARAVQSLLDAGFSNVLNVTGGIDAWQKLP, encoded by the coding sequence ATGCTTCCTCCGCTCACCGCCGACGACCGCGAACGCTACTCGCGCCATCTTCTCATTCCGGGAGTGGGCGAGGAGGGCCAGCGCAAGCTCAAGGCCTCCTCCGTCCTGCTGATCGGCACCGGGGGACTCGGTTGTCCCGCAGCCCTGTATCTGGCCGCAGCAGGCGTGGGCCGCATCGGTTTGGTGGACCCGGACACCGTCGACCGCTCCAATCTCCAGCGCCAGATCCTCCATGGCGAATCGTGGGTCGGAAAACCCAAGCTCGAAAGCGCCGCCGCCCGTCTCCGCGAACTGTCTCCGCATGTGCATCTGGACCTGTACCCGGAGATGTTCACGCCGGACAACGCGGAGGCCATCGCCCGCCCCTACGACGTGATCGTGGACGGCACCGACAACTTCCCCACCCGCTTCCTTTCCAATGACGTCTCCTTCTTCCTGAAGAAGCCGAACGTCTATGGTTCGATCTTCCGCTTCGATGGCCAGATGACCGTCTTCGCCCCGCATCTCGGCGGACCGTGCTACCGCTGCATGCTCCCGGAGCTGCCTGCGGACGGCGCGGTTCCGTCCTGCAACGAGGCCGGCGTTCTCGGCGTGCTGCCGGGGATCATCGGCTCACTCCAAGCCATGGAGGCCATCAAGCTGCTGCTCGGCATCGGCGAGGTCCCGCTGGGCAAGCTCACCTGCTACGACGCGCTCTGCAGTTCCTTCCGGACGCTGACGCTGCGCTGCGATCCCGCCTGCAAGCTCTGCGGCGACCACCCATCCATCGATTCCATCCGCAATCCCGAAACCCTTGCCTCCACCTCCTGCTCCATGAATCCGGAACTCCCCGCCATCTCCGCCGAGGAACTCAAGCGCCGCCTCGACAGCGGCTTCGAAGGCATCCTCGTCGATGTCCGCGAGCCGGACGAATATGCCGCCGCCAGCATCCCCGGCAGCTGCCTGATCCCTCTCGGTTCCTTCGATGATTCCATCAACGAACTGCCACGCGACCGCGAGATCCTGATCCACTGCAAATCCGGCCGCCGTTCCGCGCGCGCCGTCCAATCGCTGCTTGATGCCGGATTCAGCAACGTGCTGAACGTCACCGGTGGCATCGACGCCTGGCAAAAGCTGCCATGA
- a CDS encoding thioredoxin family protein, whose translation MAEVLSTFLLQPGDPAPNFSLPTPRGEILSLGDVLGANGLLVVFACNHCPYVVHLADALGNFAREIEARGVGTVAIMSNDLEKYPQDAPDKMLEFAREHSWDFPYLVDEDQSVAQAYRAACTPDFFLFDAELKLAYAGQFDDSRPRGSLQPHGGDLGEAVRRMIAGEPPMARPYPSSGCNIKWKPGNEPAWF comes from the coding sequence ATGGCCGAAGTTCTTTCGACGTTCCTCCTGCAGCCGGGCGATCCGGCCCCCAATTTCTCGCTCCCGACACCCCGCGGGGAAATCCTCAGTCTGGGTGATGTCTTGGGAGCCAATGGCTTGCTGGTGGTGTTCGCCTGCAACCACTGTCCCTATGTCGTGCATCTGGCCGATGCGCTGGGCAATTTCGCCCGCGAGATCGAGGCGCGCGGCGTGGGTACGGTGGCGATCATGTCCAATGACTTGGAGAAGTATCCGCAGGATGCTCCCGACAAGATGTTGGAGTTCGCCCGCGAGCACTCCTGGGATTTCCCGTACCTGGTCGATGAGGATCAGAGCGTGGCGCAGGCGTATCGTGCGGCCTGTACGCCGGATTTCTTTTTGTTCGATGCGGAACTCAAGCTCGCCTATGCAGGCCAGTTCGATGATTCGCGTCCGCGTGGCAGCCTCCAGCCGCATGGTGGCGACCTGGGTGAAGCGGTGCGCCGCATGATCGCAGGCGAGCCGCCGATGGCGCGCCCTTATCCGAGCAGCGGCTGCAACATCAAGTGGAAGCCCGGGAACGAACCGGCGTGGTTCTGA